A single Sulfurimonas crateris DNA region contains:
- a CDS encoding NgoPII family restriction endonuclease yields the protein MSNILKTFIDIVNNYQTAGASVTTGNNITNNMGEDLENYEKDAFTDTMNKPNGQIWLQKFSQTYVYSGNKNNPEDLILRNCDAIEIPYKKTIR from the coding sequence TTGTCAAATATACTCAAAACATTCATAGATATCGTAAATAACTATCAAACTGCCGGAGCTAGTGTAACAACAGGAAACAATATAACAAACAATATGGGTGAGGACTTAGAAAACTATGAAAAAGATGCTTTTACAGACACGATGAATAAGCCAAACGGACAAATATGGCTGCAAAAGTTTTCACAAACTTACGTATATAGCGGAAATAAAAATAACCCAGAAGATTTGATTTTGAGAAATTGTGACGCTATAGAAATTCCTTATAAGAAGACAATAAGATGA
- a CDS encoding carbonic anhydrase, whose protein sequence is MTHDNIIQGNELFRKSYFKAHEKELLELATKGQTPKALYIGCSDSRVVPDLMTNSAPGDLFVVRNIGNFVAPYKPDEDFHSTASAIEYAVSVLKVKNIIVCGHTKCGAIEAIHNKSCSDDPELVHTKTWLTLGESAKSQALIALGPNADKTALLRLTEKLSVISQLENLLTYPSVKKRVDKNEVSIHGWVYDIESGEIEYYDPEISQFLPLSSLKK, encoded by the coding sequence ATGACTCACGACAACATTATTCAGGGTAACGAGCTGTTTCGCAAAAGTTATTTCAAGGCTCATGAAAAGGAGCTTTTGGAACTTGCTACAAAGGGGCAGACGCCAAAAGCGCTATATATAGGGTGTTCTGACTCAAGAGTCGTACCCGATTTGATGACAAACAGCGCACCTGGTGATCTTTTTGTCGTGAGAAACATAGGAAATTTTGTCGCACCATATAAACCTGATGAGGATTTTCACTCTACCGCATCGGCTATTGAGTACGCCGTGAGCGTGCTTAAAGTCAAAAATATCATAGTATGCGGTCACACAAAGTGCGGGGCGATAGAGGCTATCCATAACAAGAGCTGCAGTGATGATCCTGAACTTGTTCATACAAAAACATGGTTGACACTCGGCGAGAGCGCAAAGTCGCAGGCGCTTATCGCACTTGGACCCAATGCAGATAAAACAGCGCTTCTTCGTCTGACGGAAAAACTCTCCGTCATCTCTCAGCTTGAAAATCTCTTAACTTACCCATCTGTTAAAAAAAGGGTCGATAAGAATGAAGTTTCAATTCACGGCTGGGTTTACGATATTGAGAGCGGGGAGATAGAGTACTATGACCCTGAGATATCACAGTTCCTACCGCTTAGCTCGCTAAAAAAATAG
- the asnB gene encoding asparagine synthase (glutamine-hydrolyzing), producing MCAVFGILGEYDATTARAALGRLTHRGPDFCGVVEREDLFFAHQRLGITDTHHRSNQPLSFEKILLSFNGEIYNFKELRDELKNDFYFKTQSEGEVIIAAYLKWGVGFVEHLRGMFAIALLDDETLYLFRDRLGKKPLFYLHGRSFIFASEIKALLPFLQKVEMDEDALLSYLSFLAPVPPFTFFKNIKKLAAGEYLTFKNKKVEVKRYFDLLDATPNLITERDEAVFTLENLLQESVNIRLSADVPMASLLSGGIDSALINAFAIKNGVKLQTYTLGYKDFAKYDERQNAKESAEFLGVSNQEVEILQNDFIDALDKTLDTLDEPLNDPAAIPLYLLFERIKKDGYKVVLSGEGSDELFLGYRQYFEFLDVQSLTKLKNRNWLSNYFHSNFSMNREWERYKRVFDNTLLFRTTGESFTDLQKNMLLRRNVRDNESLKYIKSYRERFENSQHRDESIWYSYIDLHLFQAEHFLSKLDRVSMAHSIESRTPFLDHKLASALFSIDPKLRYEDGTTKSLLKSIAKPYLGEKILSRRKKGFSNPYMEYLVESKKIELIREVNDKSGIFKKDAIEEYIQNASRGAFKQHVWGLYVLSVWIKKYLL from the coding sequence ATGTGTGCAGTTTTTGGGATCTTAGGAGAGTATGACGCAACTACTGCCAGAGCTGCTCTTGGCAGACTTACTCACAGAGGACCTGACTTTTGCGGTGTTGTAGAGAGAGAAGACCTCTTTTTTGCGCATCAGCGTCTTGGCATAACAGACACTCACCACCGCTCAAATCAGCCGCTCTCCTTTGAGAAGATACTGCTCTCATTTAACGGAGAGATCTACAACTTCAAAGAGCTTAGAGATGAGCTCAAAAACGACTTTTATTTTAAAACCCAAAGTGAGGGCGAGGTTATTATCGCGGCGTATCTTAAGTGGGGAGTCGGTTTTGTAGAGCACTTGCGCGGTATGTTTGCAATCGCACTTCTGGATGACGAGACTCTCTACCTTTTTCGCGACAGACTCGGCAAAAAACCGCTCTTTTATCTGCATGGGAGATCTTTTATATTCGCATCTGAGATAAAAGCGCTTCTGCCCTTTTTGCAAAAAGTTGAGATGGATGAGGATGCGCTTCTTAGCTACCTCTCATTTTTAGCTCCCGTCCCTCCCTTTACCTTTTTTAAAAACATAAAGAAGTTGGCAGCGGGCGAGTACCTTACTTTTAAAAATAAAAAAGTCGAAGTAAAACGCTACTTTGACCTGCTGGATGCCACACCAAACCTCATCACAGAGAGAGATGAAGCCGTGTTCACGCTAGAAAATCTTCTACAAGAGTCCGTAAATATAAGACTTAGCGCAGATGTTCCAATGGCATCGCTGCTCTCAGGAGGAATCGATAGTGCTCTAATAAACGCCTTTGCCATAAAAAACGGAGTAAAACTGCAGACCTACACACTGGGCTACAAAGATTTTGCAAAATATGACGAGAGGCAAAACGCCAAAGAGAGCGCGGAGTTTTTGGGTGTCTCAAATCAGGAGGTCGAGATCTTGCAAAACGACTTTATCGATGCGCTTGACAAAACTCTCGATACGCTTGACGAGCCTCTAAACGATCCGGCGGCAATCCCGCTCTACCTGCTTTTTGAGCGTATTAAAAAAGATGGCTACAAAGTGGTTTTAAGCGGAGAGGGGAGCGATGAGCTCTTTTTGGGATATAGACAATATTTTGAATTTTTGGATGTGCAATCACTCACAAAACTCAAGAACAGAAACTGGCTAAGCAACTATTTTCACTCTAACTTCTCGATGAACAGAGAGTGGGAGAGGTACAAAAGGGTTTTTGACAACACACTTCTGTTTCGCACCACAGGCGAGAGCTTTACAGACCTGCAAAAAAATATGCTTCTAAGAAGAAATGTAAGAGATAATGAATCGCTCAAATATATAAAGAGCTATAGAGAGAGATTTGAGAACTCACAACACCGTGATGAGAGCATCTGGTACAGCTATATTGACCTGCATCTTTTTCAAGCCGAGCACTTTTTGAGTAAACTTGACCGTGTAAGCATGGCGCACTCAATTGAATCACGCACACCTTTTTTAGACCATAAATTAGCGTCTGCGCTATTCTCGATCGATCCAAAGCTGCGTTACGAGGATGGCACCACTAAGTCGCTTCTTAAATCGATCGCAAAGCCGTATCTCGGTGAAAAAATTCTCTCTCGCAGAAAAAAGGGGTTCTCTAACCCATATATGGAATATTTGGTAGAGAGCAAAAAGATAGAGCTAATCAGAGAGGTAAACGACAAAAGCGGGATCTTTAAAAAAGATGCTATCGAGGAGTATATCCAAAACGCTTCAAGGGGAGCTTTTAAACAGCATGTCTGGGGGCTTTACGTACTAAGTGTCTGGATAAAAAAGTATCTGCTTTAG
- a CDS encoding class I SAM-dependent methyltransferase: protein MPRVDSQKFYSSAIDKYGITAKGVNWHSKESQKIRFDIILEMLPDELNSYSIADAGCGFGDLYLYMTKRKRAPKEYIGIDSLADMYSIASERTGCEIIIADICKEKLPAADYYVCSGAMNVLEEFETHLFVQNCFNASRVGFIFNVLHGERKSETYNYLTTSQIEQMAAHLGVQKVVLRDDYMQEDITVLFLKESI, encoded by the coding sequence ATGCCCCGCGTTGACAGTCAAAAATTCTACTCATCAGCCATAGACAAGTACGGCATTACGGCAAAAGGGGTAAACTGGCACTCTAAAGAGTCTCAAAAAATAAGGTTTGATATTATTTTAGAGATGCTTCCCGATGAGCTAAACTCATACAGCATTGCAGATGCGGGGTGCGGTTTTGGAGACCTGTACCTATATATGACAAAGAGAAAAAGAGCTCCAAAAGAGTATATCGGTATAGACTCCCTTGCTGATATGTACTCCATCGCAAGTGAGAGAACAGGGTGCGAGATTATAATAGCAGACATCTGCAAGGAGAAGCTTCCTGCGGCAGATTATTATGTCTGCAGCGGCGCTATGAATGTGCTTGAAGAGTTTGAAACACACCTATTTGTGCAAAACTGTTTTAACGCCAGCCGAGTCGGTTTTATCTTTAACGTGCTTCACGGGGAGAGAAAAAGTGAGACATACAACTATCTTACAACCTCGCAGATAGAGCAGATGGCGGCACATCTGGGAGTTCAAAAAGTAGTTTTAAGAGATGATTACATGCAAGAGGATATAACCGTCCTTTTTCTAAAAGAGTCTATCTGA
- a CDS encoding NAD(P)-binding domain-containing protein, whose amino-acid sequence MSHMYNLAIIGAGPAGIATAVESYLLGIRDIILFEKDENHNSTIRKYYKDNKRVDKDWKGQKVELDGRIYFVDGTKETTLDFFDEILANHSVELKTHTEVQKIEKRDGYFEVFIAGSSITAKYVVVTIGRMGKPNKPDYKIPPEIKSRVGFTLDGCVGGEKVLVVGGGDSAIEYAVDLSGQNSVFICYRRETFRRANPTNQRDIANAISHKEVEPILGIDIVSLESDEGRVKVIFNDIEPRTFDRVIYAIGGTTPSAFLASSGIKEEDGKPVHDDNYETNVKGLFVAGDITQESGGSIALGLNHGYAIACHIQEQEQ is encoded by the coding sequence ATGAGTCATATGTACAATCTTGCGATAATAGGTGCCGGTCCTGCAGGAATTGCAACGGCGGTTGAGAGTTATCTTTTGGGCATTAGAGATATCATTTTGTTTGAAAAGGATGAGAATCACAACTCCACTATACGCAAATATTACAAGGATAACAAAAGGGTAGACAAGGATTGGAAGGGTCAGAAGGTGGAGCTTGACGGCAGGATCTACTTTGTTGACGGTACAAAAGAGACAACGCTGGATTTTTTTGATGAGATCTTGGCAAACCACTCCGTCGAACTTAAAACACATACAGAGGTTCAAAAGATAGAGAAAAGAGATGGATATTTTGAGGTTTTCATCGCTGGCAGCAGCATAACGGCGAAGTATGTAGTTGTCACTATAGGTAGAATGGGAAAACCAAATAAGCCAGACTATAAGATACCGCCAGAGATAAAAAGCAGAGTAGGCTTTACACTAGACGGCTGCGTTGGCGGCGAGAAGGTGTTGGTTGTCGGCGGCGGGGACAGCGCGATCGAGTACGCTGTTGATCTAAGTGGACAAAATAGTGTTTTTATATGCTACAGAAGAGAGACCTTTAGACGCGCTAACCCTACAAACCAGCGTGATATCGCAAATGCTATTTCGCATAAAGAGGTCGAACCCATTTTAGGGATAGATATCGTCTCGTTAGAGAGTGATGAGGGCAGGGTCAAAGTCATCTTTAACGATATAGAGCCGCGAACTTTTGACAGAGTTATCTATGCCATCGGCGGCACTACGCCAAGCGCATTTTTGGCAAGTTCGGGCATAAAAGAGGAGGATGGCAAACCTGTACATGACGATAATTATGAGACAAATGTCAAAGGACTTTTTGTAGCCGGCGATATAACTCAAGAATCAGGCGGAAGTATAGCTCTAGGGCTTAACCACGGCTATGCGATTGCATGTCATATACAGGAGCAAGAGCAGTAG
- a CDS encoding thioredoxin family protein: MKALLAFLLTVLIASAQSYKEFAKEMGYETNYDTALKKAKDENKGLMVVIVTNNCPWCIRFEKTTLSDKTIDELIKKKYIPLIINKREGGFPPYLNTPLVPTTYIIDPKDEQSDYERMGFMGKAEFLELFEELELE, encoded by the coding sequence ATGAAAGCTCTGCTAGCATTTTTACTTACCGTTTTAATAGCCTCCGCACAAAGCTACAAAGAGTTTGCCAAAGAGATGGGATACGAGACAAACTACGATACGGCACTCAAAAAAGCAAAAGATGAGAACAAGGGGCTTATGGTAGTTATAGTCACAAATAACTGTCCGTGGTGTATAAGATTTGAAAAAACGACACTCTCTGATAAAACTATAGATGAACTTATAAAGAAAAAGTATATCCCTCTCATCATAAATAAACGAGAGGGAGGATTTCCGCCATACCTCAACACTCCCTTAGTGCCTACAACCTATATTATAGACCCAAAAGATGAGCAGTCAGACTATGAGAGAATGGGTTTTATGGGTAAGGCAGAGTTTTTAGAGCTCTTTGAAGAGCTTGAGCTAGAATAA
- a CDS encoding cation:proton antiporter, with product MHENVILIVTISLIIIFSPFFAKLLKIPLTPVEIIFGAIFGYAGFLHEEHLFDLVAEFGFLYLIFIAGTEINLKNTLKTPRELVNKIVIYLVILYAFSIALSLYLDLGKIFMVLMPLISVGLIATLSKEYGKTPWLSLSMTAGAIGEIVSIGFLTLTSAALQSGIGEGLIKTVLALILFLLFMFLLFRAMELLFWWFPEVSTSLMPHNDNKEQDIRLSMGIFFILVGAMLYLDLELAFGAFLAGMFIPTFFEHKHELPEKLASFGFGFLVPIFFIHIGSSFNLEMLFMEGLITKALFITLAMTLMRVVASLVFIKDLGFIDSILMGLSHSMPLTLLIAMATLAYNANSIDELHYYALILASLFQAIAIMIIIKLINNYKIKKGIEPA from the coding sequence ATGCATGAAAATGTAATTCTTATAGTAACTATCTCTCTTATAATCATCTTTTCACCATTCTTTGCGAAGCTTTTAAAGATTCCGCTTACTCCCGTTGAGATAATATTTGGCGCTATTTTTGGATACGCTGGCTTTTTACATGAAGAGCACCTCTTTGATCTGGTTGCAGAGTTTGGATTTTTATATCTTATATTTATAGCCGGAACTGAGATCAATCTAAAAAACACGCTTAAGACACCAAGAGAACTGGTCAATAAGATTGTTATCTATCTTGTTATCTTATACGCATTCTCAATCGCCCTTTCTCTCTATTTAGATCTTGGAAAGATATTTATGGTGCTTATGCCGCTTATCTCTGTCGGGCTTATTGCCACTCTCTCAAAAGAGTACGGTAAGACTCCTTGGCTCTCGCTCTCCATGACGGCTGGAGCAATAGGCGAGATAGTAAGTATAGGCTTTTTAACACTTACATCCGCGGCACTCCAATCGGGTATAGGAGAGGGTCTGATAAAAACAGTTCTAGCACTTATACTATTTTTGCTATTTATGTTTTTGCTATTTCGCGCTATGGAGCTTCTCTTTTGGTGGTTTCCCGAGGTCTCCACATCCCTTATGCCGCATAATGACAACAAAGAGCAGGATATAAGGCTCTCTATGGGGATATTTTTCATTCTTGTAGGTGCAATGCTCTATCTTGATCTTGAGCTTGCCTTTGGGGCATTTTTAGCAGGGATGTTTATTCCTACCTTTTTTGAACACAAGCATGAACTTCCCGAAAAACTCGCCTCTTTCGGCTTTGGTTTTTTAGTACCTATATTTTTCATTCATATCGGAAGTTCATTTAACCTGGAGATGCTCTTTATGGAGGGGCTTATAACAAAAGCGCTCTTTATAACACTTGCTATGACGCTTATGAGAGTGGTGGCATCTTTGGTATTTATAAAGGATCTCGGTTTTATAGACTCAATCCTGATGGGACTCTCACACTCTATGCCGCTGACACTTCTTATCGCAATGGCAACTCTTGCATATAATGCAAACAGTATTGATGAGCTTCACTACTACGCTCTTATTTTAGCTTCTCTTTTCCAGGCGATCGCTATAATGATCATTATCAAGTTGATAAACAACTACAAAATAAAAAAAGGTATAGAGCCTGCTTGA
- a CDS encoding biotin synthase, protein MNKEIFLCSICNINSGTCNEDCKFCSQSVRYKADIDRYKQKDIELILKEASAAQQNGALGFCLVTADKGLNEKTLSFVCSIAEVLTKEVPQLRLIACNGTATLEQLLTLKKAGIKAYNHNLETSKEFYPQICTTHSWDERYETCKNVNEAGLVLISGGIFGLGESQEDRVSMLESLKSLNPTSVPINFYHHNEALELSPNPLNVDEALSLVKLTREMLSDAERIMIAGGRELMFGKRQNEIFSHGANSIVIGNYLTTNGREMSKDLDMLRSLGLKIAKAVR, encoded by the coding sequence ATGAACAAAGAGATATTTTTATGCTCCATCTGCAACATCAACAGCGGTACCTGCAATGAAGATTGCAAATTTTGCTCTCAAAGCGTGCGCTATAAAGCTGACATAGATAGATACAAACAAAAAGATATAGAGCTTATTTTAAAAGAGGCAAGCGCGGCGCAGCAAAACGGCGCTTTGGGCTTTTGTCTCGTAACGGCAGATAAAGGGCTCAATGAAAAAACTCTCTCTTTTGTCTGCTCGATCGCCGAAGTTTTAACTAAAGAGGTGCCCCAGCTCAGACTTATTGCATGCAACGGCACGGCAACGCTTGAGCAGCTTCTTACACTCAAAAAAGCTGGTATAAAAGCCTATAACCATAACTTAGAGACCTCAAAAGAGTTCTATCCTCAAATTTGTACGACCCACTCTTGGGATGAGAGATATGAGACTTGCAAAAATGTAAATGAGGCGGGTTTGGTTCTTATCAGCGGAGGGATTTTCGGACTTGGAGAGAGCCAAGAAGATAGAGTCTCGATGCTTGAGTCTTTAAAATCACTGAACCCGACATCAGTACCTATAAACTTCTACCACCACAACGAAGCGTTGGAGCTCAGTCCCAATCCGCTAAATGTGGATGAAGCGCTCTCTTTGGTAAAACTCACAAGAGAGATGCTCTCTGATGCCGAGCGTATCATGATTGCCGGAGGCAGAGAGCTTATGTTTGGAAAGAGACAAAACGAGATCTTTTCACACGGGGCGAACTCCATAGTAATAGGCAACTACCTTACAACAAACGGACGCGAGATGAGCAAAGATCTCGATATGCTAAGATCGCTTGGTCTTAAAATTGCAAAAGCTGTGAGATAA
- a CDS encoding metallophosphoesterase family protein, whose translation MKIGIIADTHTKVKKAKRAIDTLIADGAEFMLHAGDIVDVEVLNLLKQSGLRYEAVYGNNDAHLFQFHNQFNLVQEPYYFKLSNTTFKLMHLPFYMTPDTDVVIFAHTHEFSIEFTGNTLFLNSGEVCARNKPLSEWAMLEIKDDEFVVTRYTRANKSDEIKKEEFNYIREKQ comes from the coding sequence ATGAAAATAGGTATCATTGCAGACACGCACACGAAGGTTAAAAAAGCCAAAAGAGCGATCGATACCCTCATAGCAGACGGTGCCGAGTTTATGCTGCATGCCGGCGATATTGTAGATGTAGAGGTTCTTAACCTCCTCAAACAGAGCGGTTTGAGATACGAAGCGGTCTACGGAAACAATGATGCGCATCTCTTCCAGTTTCACAATCAGTTCAATCTCGTTCAAGAGCCGTACTACTTTAAACTCTCAAACACAACATTCAAACTTATGCATCTCCCTTTTTATATGACTCCTGATACGGATGTTGTAATATTTGCACATACACATGAGTTCTCCATAGAGTTTACGGGCAATACCCTCTTTTTAAATTCGGGCGAGGTCTGTGCCAGAAACAAGCCTCTCTCGGAGTGGGCGATGCTAGAGATAAAAGATGACGAATTTGTGGTGACAAGATATACAAGAGCAAACAAGAGTGATGAGATAAAAAAAGAAGAGTTTAACTATATAAGAGAAAAACAATGA
- the topA gene encoding type I DNA topoisomerase encodes MNLIIVESPAKAKTIKNFLGKDYEVIASKGHIRDLPKSRFGISIDEENHLVPAYSVAKENAATVKEINALAKKCDTIYIATDEDREGEAIGWHIAHAIKKDPQELPRIVFHEITKTAINHALENARKIDMDMVNAQQARRILDRVVGYKLSPLLSSKIQKGLSAGRVQSSTLKLVVDREREIKAFVPEEYWTIDTLFKKDIEATLTQHKQNKLSKLSITNKEEADAIVGSVKADSFVISKIETKERKSATPPPFMTSTLQQTASSKLGFTPKKTMMVAQALYEGVKTPSGTSGVITYMRTDSLNLAQEAVSAVRGVIESRFGEKYLPKEPKVYTKKAKGAQEAHEAIRPTMLQFTPEVAASFLKPDEIKLYRLIYERFMACQMNDALFEQQSIIFSGKENEYRASGRKLIFDGFYALTGAEDKDKLLPALKEGEKAEIQKVKQEQHFTEPPARYSEAALIKKLESEGIGRPSTYAPTIATLSNRTYVTIEKKQIIPTDMAFTVTEILEKHFPNIVDVSFTANMEEKLDEVADGHNDWQKLLSDFYFEFDEKVKEGKEKIVSLKVAKPLGRACPKCGEELLLRSGRFGEFIACSGFPKCKYTEQVEGEKEDGEKLNSESSNEICDKCGKEMVVKTGRNGPFLACSGYPDCKNTKSINVEEKVSETPCPECGGKISLKNSRRGPFWGCENYPKCTFISKFEPTTIKCKEKGCNGALARRTYRGKEVYECIKCKTRTPIEDIE; translated from the coding sequence TTGAACCTAATTATCGTCGAATCACCCGCTAAAGCAAAGACCATAAAAAACTTTCTCGGCAAGGATTATGAGGTCATCGCATCCAAAGGTCACATACGCGACCTCCCAAAATCACGCTTTGGAATTTCCATTGATGAAGAGAACCATCTAGTTCCTGCATACAGCGTTGCAAAAGAGAACGCCGCAACGGTTAAAGAGATAAACGCTTTGGCAAAAAAGTGCGACACGATATATATCGCGACCGATGAGGACCGTGAGGGTGAAGCTATCGGATGGCACATAGCACACGCTATCAAAAAAGACCCGCAAGAGCTTCCTAGAATAGTTTTTCATGAGATAACAAAAACCGCTATAAACCACGCATTGGAGAATGCCCGCAAAATAGATATGGATATGGTAAATGCTCAGCAGGCACGCCGCATACTCGACCGTGTCGTGGGCTACAAACTCTCGCCGCTTCTTAGTTCAAAGATACAAAAAGGACTCTCAGCAGGTCGTGTTCAATCCTCTACGCTCAAGCTTGTAGTAGACCGCGAGAGAGAGATAAAAGCGTTTGTACCCGAGGAGTACTGGACAATAGACACTCTCTTTAAAAAAGATATAGAAGCTACGCTTACACAACATAAACAAAATAAACTATCAAAACTCTCTATAACAAACAAAGAAGAAGCAGATGCGATAGTTGGTAGTGTAAAAGCCGACTCGTTCGTCATCTCAAAGATAGAGACAAAAGAGAGAAAGAGTGCAACTCCTCCGCCGTTCATGACATCAACGCTTCAGCAGACCGCTTCAAGCAAACTGGGATTTACCCCAAAAAAAACAATGATGGTCGCGCAAGCGCTCTATGAGGGCGTTAAGACTCCAAGCGGAACAAGCGGTGTCATCACCTATATGAGAACCGATTCACTCAATCTTGCACAAGAGGCGGTTAGCGCTGTTCGCGGTGTAATTGAGAGCAGATTCGGAGAAAAATATCTTCCAAAAGAGCCTAAGGTCTATACTAAAAAGGCAAAAGGCGCACAAGAGGCTCACGAAGCTATACGCCCAACTATGCTTCAATTTACTCCAGAGGTCGCGGCATCATTCCTAAAACCTGATGAAATAAAACTCTACCGTCTTATATATGAGAGATTTATGGCATGCCAGATGAACGACGCGCTATTTGAGCAGCAGAGCATCATCTTTAGCGGCAAAGAGAATGAGTACAGAGCAAGTGGAAGAAAGCTTATTTTTGACGGATTTTACGCACTGACTGGGGCGGAAGATAAAGACAAACTTCTACCTGCGCTTAAGGAGGGTGAGAAGGCTGAGATACAAAAAGTAAAACAGGAGCAGCACTTTACGGAACCACCTGCGCGCTACTCAGAAGCGGCACTTATCAAAAAGCTTGAGAGCGAGGGAATCGGTCGTCCTTCAACTTACGCTCCAACTATTGCAACTCTTAGCAACAGAACTTATGTGACCATTGAAAAGAAGCAGATCATCCCTACAGATATGGCATTTACGGTAACAGAGATACTTGAAAAACATTTCCCAAATATTGTGGATGTATCTTTTACTGCAAATATGGAAGAGAAGCTCGATGAAGTAGCAGACGGGCATAATGACTGGCAGAAACTACTGAGTGACTTCTACTTTGAGTTTGACGAGAAGGTTAAAGAGGGCAAAGAGAAGATAGTCTCACTAAAAGTAGCAAAACCCCTAGGCCGCGCTTGTCCAAAATGCGGTGAAGAGCTGCTTCTTCGTTCAGGAAGATTTGGAGAGTTTATCGCGTGCAGCGGTTTTCCAAAGTGTAAATATACAGAACAGGTTGAGGGCGAAAAAGAGGATGGAGAGAAATTAAACTCCGAGTCAAGCAACGAGATATGCGATAAGTGCGGCAAAGAGATGGTTGTCAAAACGGGCAGAAACGGTCCATTTTTGGCATGCAGCGGATATCCTGATTGTAAGAACACGAAAAGCATAAACGTAGAGGAGAAAGTAAGCGAGACCCCGTGTCCTGAATGCGGCGGAAAAATAAGCCTTAAAAACTCCAGACGCGGTCCATTCTGGGGATGTGAGAACTACCCTAAATGTACCTTTATCTCCAAGTTCGAGCCTACAACCATAAAATGTAAAGAAAAAGGGTGCAACGGCGCTTTGGCAAGAAGAACATACAGAGGCAAAGAGGTTTACGAGTGTATAAAGTGTAAAACCAGAACACCGATAGAAGATATAGAGTAG
- a CDS encoding flagellin, which produces MGFRINTNIGAMNAHRSATQNNVGLDKSLNSLSSGLRINRAADDSAGLAIANQLSAQSNGLGQAIRNANDGIGLIQTADGALEEYGNILNRVRKLAVQAANDTQSTTSRSYISGEITALMAQADDIATTTAFNGINLLDGSKASFTFHTGAYANETQSVTIGDAQVTAIVAGTYTVNTQTNAEIAISSMDAAIIAVDDLRATLGAAQNRLESTVRNISVTQVNVKAAESQIRDVDFAAESANFAKHNILAQSGSYAMSQANAVQQNVLRLLQ; this is translated from the coding sequence ATGGGATTTAGAATTAATACAAACATTGGTGCGATGAACGCACACAGAAGTGCTACACAAAACAACGTTGGACTTGACAAAAGTCTTAACTCTCTTTCTTCAGGTTTAAGAATCAACAGAGCAGCGGATGACTCTGCGGGTCTTGCTATTGCAAACCAGCTTTCAGCTCAGTCAAACGGTCTTGGTCAAGCAATAAGAAATGCTAATGACGGTATCGGTCTTATCCAAACAGCGGACGGTGCTCTTGAAGAGTATGGAAATATCCTAAACAGAGTTAGAAAGCTTGCAGTTCAAGCAGCCAACGACACGCAGAGTACTACTTCTCGTAGTTACATCTCTGGAGAAATCACGGCTCTTATGGCACAGGCGGATGACATTGCTACTACAACTGCATTTAATGGTATTAATCTTTTAGATGGAAGTAAAGCTTCATTTACATTTCATACAGGAGCATATGCAAATGAGACGCAATCTGTAACGATTGGGGATGCACAAGTTACAGCGATTGTTGCTGGTACATACACAGTAAATACACAAACTAATGCAGAGATAGCGATTTCAAGTATGGATGCTGCTATCATAGCGGTTGATGATCTTCGTGCTACCCTTGGTGCTGCTCAAAACAGACTAGAGTCAACCGTTAGAAATATATCTGTAACTCAAGTGAACGTTAAAGCGGCTGAGTCTCAGATTCGTGATGTTGACTTTGCGGCTGAGTCTGCAAACTTTGCAAAACACAATATCTTGGCTCAATCTGGTTCGTATGCTATGAGTCAGGCTAATGCTGTTCAGCAAAACGTATTAAGATTGTTACAGTAG